The stretch of DNA CACATTCAGCATGGCGGCCACTCGAAGACCCGTGCGGCTGCCCCGCTGGTAGGCTGGCAACGGCTGCTGACCCCGTGCGGGAGAGCCCTCCGGTACCACCGGGGGCGCCGAAGGAGCAAATCCTCCCCGGAATCTCTCAGGCCCACGTACCGCACGGACGAGGTCACTCTGGAAAGCAGAGCGGGTGTCGACGGCTTCCGCTCTCACCGACGGTGAAAACCGGGAGCCCTCGGGCGGCCCGGTGAAACTCTCAGGTTGAGATGACAGAGGGGGAGGCCGTCGGGGCACCTGTGCCGTGGTGTCCCTCGAAGGTCGTGTCAGACCAGGAGGCCTCCGCAATGACCGCCCAGCGCATTCCGCTCTCCGAGCTCGAACAGGGCATCCCCTTCGAACAGCGCCATATCGGGCCCGACCACGAGGCGCGGGCCAAGATGCTCGCGCAGGTCGGCTACGGCTCGCTCGACGAGCTCACCGCCGCCGCGGTGCCCGATGTGATCAAGAACGCCGACGCGCTCGACCTGCCCGGCGCCCGCACCGAGGCCGAGGTGCTGGCCGAGCTGCGCTCTCTCGCCGACCGCAACCAGGTCCTCGGCTCGATGATCGGACTCGGCTACTACGGGACCTTCACCCCGCCGGTCATCCTGCGCAACGTCATGGAGAACCCGGCCTGGTACACCGCCTACACCCCCTACCAGCCGGAGATCTCCCAGGGCCGGCTGGAGGCGCTGCTGAACTTCCAGACCGTGGTCGCCGAACTGACCGGTCTGCCGACCTCCGGCGCGTCACTGCTCGACGAGGGCACCGCCGCCGCCGAGGCCATGGCGCTGTCCCGGCGCATGGGCAAGAACAAGAAGGGCCTGTTCCTGGTCGACGCGGACGCGCTGCCGCAGACCATCGCGGTCATCGAGACCCGCGCCGAGCCGACCGGCGTCGAGGTCGTCGTCGCCGATCTCGGCGCGGGCATTCCCGCCGAGATCGCCGAGCGCGAGATCAACGGTGTGCTCCTGCAGTACCCGGGCGCCTCCGGCGCCGTGCGCGACCTCAAGCCCGTCATCGACCAGGCGCACGAGCTGGGCGCCCTGGTCACCGTCGCCGCCGACCTGCTCGCGCTCACCCTGCTGAAGTCGCCCGGCGAGCTGGGCGCGGACATCGCCGTCGGCACCACCCAGCGCTTCGGCGTGCCGATGGGCTTCGGCGGCCCGCACGCCGGCTACATGGCGGTGCACGAGAAGTTCGCGCGCAGCCTGCCCGGCCGCCTCGTCGGTGTCTCCGTCGACGCCGACGGCAACAAGGCCTACCGCCTCGCCCTGCAGACCCGTGAGCAGCACATCCGCCGCGAGAAGGCCACCAGCAACATCTGCACCGCCCAGGTGCTGCTCGCCGTCATGGCCGGCATGTACGCGGTCTACCACGGCCCCGAGGGCCTGCGGGACATCGCGCTGCGCACCCACCGGTACGCCACGGTCCTCGCCGAGGGCCTCGAGGCCGGTGGCTTCGAGGTCGTGCACGGCGCGTACTTCGACACGCTGACCGTCAAGGCGGAGGGGCGTGCCGCCGAGGTCGTCGCCGCGGCCCGCGAGGGCGGCGTGAACCTGCGCCTGGTCGACGCCGACCACGTCTCGCTCGCCTGCGACGAGACCACCACCCGGGACCGGCTGCGCGCCGTGTGGGCCGCCTTCGGCGTCGGGGGCGACATCGAGGCGCTGGACGCGGCCGCCGAGGACGCGCTGCCCGAGGCGCTGCTGCGCGACGACGCCTACCTCACCCACCCCGTCTTCCACCAGTACCGGTCCGAGACCGCGATGCTGCGCTACCTGCGTCGGCTGGCCGACCGCGACTACGCGCTCGACCGCGGCATGATCCCGCTGGGCTCGTGCACCATGAAGCTCAACGCGACGACCGAGATGGAGCCGGTCACCTGGCCGGAGTTCGGGCAGATGCACCCCTTCGTGCCCGCCGAGCAGGCGCAGGGCTACCTCACCCTCATCCGCGAGCTGGAGGAACGTCTCGCCGAGGTCACCGGCTACGACAAGGTCTCCCTTCAGCCGAACGCCGGTTCCCAGGGCGAGCTGGCCGGTCTGCTCGCCGTGCGCGGCTACCACCGTGCCAACGGCGACGAGCAGCGCACCATCTGCCTCATCCCGTCCTCCGCGCACGGCACCAACGCCGCCAGCGCCGTGATGGCCGGCATGAAGGTCGTCGTCGTCAAGACCGCCGGGGACGGCGAGGTCGACGTCGAGGACCTGCGGGCGAAGATCGAGCAGTACCGCGAGCAGCTGGCCGTGCTGATGATCACCTACCCGTCCACGCACGGCGTGTTCGAGGAGCACGTCGCCGACATCTGCGCGCAGGTCCACGAGGCCGGCGGCCAGGTGTACGTCGACGGCGCCAACCTCAACGCCCTGGTGGGCCTCGCCAAGCCGGGTCACTTCGGCGGCGACGTCTCCCACCTGAACCTGCACAAGACGTTCTGCATCCCGCACGGCGGCGGCGGGCCCGGCGTCGGCCCGGTCGGTGTGCGCGCCCACCTGGCGCCGTACCTGCCCAACCACCCGCTCCAGCCCGACGCCGGCCCGGAGACCGGAGTCGGCCCGATCTCGGCCGCGCCGTGGGGCTCGGCCGGCATCCTGCCGATCTCCTGGGCCTACGTCCGCCTGATGGGCGGCGAGGGCCTCAAGCGGGCCACGCAGGTCGCCGTGCTCAGCGCCAACTACGTCGCCAAGCGCCTCGAGCCGCACTACCCGGTGCTCTACACCGGTCCCGGCGGCCTGGTCGCCCACGAGTGCATCATCGACCTGCGCCCGCTGACCAAGGCGACCGGGGTGACCGTGGACGACGTGGCCAAGCGGCTGATCGACTACGGCTTCCACGCGCCGACGATGTCGTTCCCGGTGGCCGGCACGCTGATGATCGAGCCGACCGAGTCCGAGGACCTGGCCGAGCTGGACCGGTTCTGCGATGCGCTGATCGCGATCCGCGCCGAGATCGAGAAGGTCGGCTCCGGCCAGTGGTCCGCGGACGACAACCCGCTGCACGGCGCCCCGCACACCGCCGCCGCGCTCGGCGGGCAGTGGCAGCACGGCTACACCCGTGAGGAGGCCGTCTTCCCGGCCGGGGTCTCGATGGCCGACAAGTACTGGCCGCCGGTGCGCCGCATCGACCAGGCCTTCGGCGACCGCAACCTCGTCTGCTCCTGCCCGCCGCTGGACGCGTACGAGGACTGATCGAGCGGCTCACGGGCTCCCGTCCGACCCGGGCGGGAGCCTTGGGTTGTCTTGCGTTCGGATCATGCCCGGCTGATCCGAACGCAAGGCCCCAGCCGTTTTACACGGTGGCCAGGGCGACCTCGGTCGACTTGATCAGGGCGGTGACATGTGTGCCCGCCGCCAGGCCGAGTTCTGCGGCGGCGTCCCTGGTGATCGCGGCGGTCAGCTCGCCGCCCTCCACCTCGACCCGGACGGACGCCATGGCCGCGCCGAGGGCGATCCCGGTGACGGTGCCCGGCAGCCGGTTGCGGATCGACAGGCCCTCGACCGGCCCGGTGGCCAGGGACACCTCCGTCGACTTCACCAGGGCGCGGACGGCGCTGCCCTCGGTCAGACGCAGGTCCTCGACGGCGTCCCTGGTGATCGCGGACGTGAGCTGTCCGCCTCCGTCCAGTCGCACGTGAACGAGGGCCATCGCCTCACCGGGGGTGACGGTGGTGACCGTGCCGGGCAACTGGTTGCGCATGCTCAGGCTCATGGGCGTGCCTCGCGGTGGGTGGGGGATGTGGTGATCACCCACCGTAGGGCGGCCGGTGCCTCAGGCCGGGTAGGCGTGGGTCTGCGTCGCCTTGACGGTCGCCCAGACCGCCGCGCCCGGGTGCAGGTCCAGCTCGGCGGCCGCGACCGTGGTCAGGTCCGCGGTGAGGGCGAGCCCGCCGGTCAGGTCGGCGCGGATCTGGTCGCCGTGGGTCTCCAGGCCGGCGACCTCGCAGCGCCACAGGTTGCGCGCGCTGGAGCCCGAGGGGCGGTCCCGGTGGAGAGTGACCGCACTCGGCGGGAAGGCCACGAAGACCGCTCCCGTCAGGTCCTCGGTGGTGGTGACGGCGGGACCGGCCGCGAGGTGGACGGTGTGGCCCTCGGCCTCCCCGCGGTAGAGGTTCAGGCCCACGAGCTGTGCGACGTAGTCGGTGCGCGGATGGCGGGCGATCTCCGGCGGTGTGCCCTCCTGGACGACACGGCCGTGCTCGACGACGACGAGCCGGTCGGCCAGCACCATCGCGTCCAGCGGGTCATGGGTGACCAGGACGGCGACGGCCTCGAACTCGGCGAGGTGCCGGCGCAGCTGGGCACGGACCTCCAGCCGGGTGCGGGCGTCGAGCGCGGCGAGCGGTTCGTCGAGCAGCAGCAGCCGGGGCCCGGTGGCCAGGGCGCGGGCCAGGGCCACGCGCTGCGCCTGGCCGCCGGAGAGACGGCGGGGCTTGGCGCCCGTGTGGTCGGCCAGCCCCATCCGGTCCAGCCACCGCGCGGCCTGCGCCCGGGCCTCGGCCTTCGACGCGCCCCGGCAGCGCGGCCCGAACGCCACGTTGTCCAGGGCCGAAAGGTGCGGGAACAGCAGGTAGTCCTGGAAGACCACGCCGACCGGGCGTGCCTCGGGCGGTGTGCGGTCCAGCGCAGCGCCGTCCAGGCGCAGATGGCCGCCGTTGAGCGGGACCAGGCCCGCCAGCGCGCGCAGAGCCGTCGTCTTCCCGGCGCCGTTCGGGCCGAGCAGCGCCACCACGTCGCCGGGGGCGGCGGTGAGCGCGACGTCGAGGCGGAAGCCGCCGCGGTCGACGACGAGGCGGGCGTCCAGGCCCTCCCCGGGCACGCCCTCGGCACGTACGCCGGCGGTGGTCCGTTCGATGTCGGTCATGAGATGAACGTCCTGGATACGGGGCGGGTCGGGATCGCCGGCTGATTCATCAGGAGGCCGTCATCCAACGGTCCCGCAGACCCGCCAGTACGGCGATCGACACCGCGAGCAGCACCAGGCTCAGGGCGATCGCCGCCGCCGGGTCGTTCTGCAGGGCCAGGTAGACGGCCAGCGGCATGGTCTGCGTACGGCCGGGGAAGTTGCCGGCGAAGGTGATCGTCGCGCCGAACTCGCCGAGCGCCCGCGCCCAGGCGAGCACGGCGCCCGCGGCGATGCCCGGCGCGATCAGCGGCAGCGTGACCCGGCGGAACGCGGTGAAGCGGGAGGCGCCCAGCGTGGTGGCCGCCTCCTCGTAGCGCGGGTCGGCGGCCCGCAGCGTGCCCTCGACGCTGATCACGAGGAACGGCATGGCCACGAACGCCTCCGCGACCACCACCCCGGCTGTGGTGAACGGCAGCGTGATTCCGAACCAGGAGTCCAGCCACTGCCCGACGACACCGTTGCGCCCCAGGGCCAGCAGCAGGGCCACACCGCCCACGACCGGGGGAAGCACGAGCGGCAGCGTGACCAGCGCCCGGACGAATCCACGTCCGGGGAAGTCCGTACGGGCCAGCAGCCAGGCCAGCGGGACGCCGAGCACCAGGCTGACGGCGGTGGCGGCGGTGGCGCTGACCAGGGACAACTGGAGCGCCTGCCACACCTCGGCGCTGGTCAGCTGGTCCGGCAGGCTGCGCCAGGGGGCCCGGATCAGCAGCGCGATCAGCGGCAGCAGCAGGAAGGCCAGGCCGACCAGCGCGGGGACCAGCAGGGGCAGCGGGGCCCCGCCGAGCGCGCGGCCGCGCCGCGACGCGTTCTTCCGGGTCACGGCGCGGGCCTCGTCGGTCTCGGTCACGGCTTCAGGAACCCGGCCCCGGTCAGGACCTCCTGGCCCTCGGCCGACGTCACCAGCTCGACGAACGCCTTGGCCGCGGTGGCGTTGGGCGCGTTCTTGAGCAGGGTGATCGGGTAGTCGTTGACGGCCCCGGCCGACTCGGGGAACTCCACGCCCTGGACCCTGCCGGCGGCGGCCTTCACGTCGGTCTTGTAGACGAGGGCCGCGTCGGCCTCCTTCAGCTCGACCTTGGTCAGGGCGCTCTTGACGTCCTGCTCGTAGGAGACCGGGGTCAGCTTGAGCCGGCTCGCGTCCAGCACCTTCTGGGCGGCGGCGCCGCAGGGCACGGTCTTGTCGCACAGGACGACCTTGAGGCCGGACCCGGTGAGGTCCTTCAGCGAGGAGATCTTGTCCGGGTTGCCCGGCGCGGTGGCGATCTCGAGCTGGTTGCGGACGAAGGTGACCGGGGTGCCGGCCGCGTCCTTCTTGTCGGTCACGATCGCCATGGTCTTGGTGCTGGCGGCGGCGAACACATCGGCGGGCGCACCGGAGGTGATGCTCGCGGCGAGGCTGTCGCTGCCGCCGAAGTTGAAGGTGACCTTGGTGCCCGGGTGCTGCTGCTCGAACTGCTTGCCGAGCGTGGTGAAGCTCTCCTTCAGCGAGGCGGCGGCGAAGACGGTCACGGTGCCGGACAGCTTCGGCGCGGCGGACGCCGACGTGCCGG from Streptomyces sp. 6-11-2 encodes:
- the gcvP gene encoding aminomethyl-transferring glycine dehydrogenase; translation: MTAQRIPLSELEQGIPFEQRHIGPDHEARAKMLAQVGYGSLDELTAAAVPDVIKNADALDLPGARTEAEVLAELRSLADRNQVLGSMIGLGYYGTFTPPVILRNVMENPAWYTAYTPYQPEISQGRLEALLNFQTVVAELTGLPTSGASLLDEGTAAAEAMALSRRMGKNKKGLFLVDADALPQTIAVIETRAEPTGVEVVVADLGAGIPAEIAEREINGVLLQYPGASGAVRDLKPVIDQAHELGALVTVAADLLALTLLKSPGELGADIAVGTTQRFGVPMGFGGPHAGYMAVHEKFARSLPGRLVGVSVDADGNKAYRLALQTREQHIRREKATSNICTAQVLLAVMAGMYAVYHGPEGLRDIALRTHRYATVLAEGLEAGGFEVVHGAYFDTLTVKAEGRAAEVVAAAREGGVNLRLVDADHVSLACDETTTRDRLRAVWAAFGVGGDIEALDAAAEDALPEALLRDDAYLTHPVFHQYRSETAMLRYLRRLADRDYALDRGMIPLGSCTMKLNATTEMEPVTWPEFGQMHPFVPAEQAQGYLTLIRELEERLAEVTGYDKVSLQPNAGSQGELAGLLAVRGYHRANGDEQRTICLIPSSAHGTNAASAVMAGMKVVVVKTAGDGEVDVEDLRAKIEQYREQLAVLMITYPSTHGVFEEHVADICAQVHEAGGQVYVDGANLNALVGLAKPGHFGGDVSHLNLHKTFCIPHGGGGPGVGPVGVRAHLAPYLPNHPLQPDAGPETGVGPISAAPWGSAGILPISWAYVRLMGGEGLKRATQVAVLSANYVAKRLEPHYPVLYTGPGGLVAHECIIDLRPLTKATGVTVDDVAKRLIDYGFHAPTMSFPVAGTLMIEPTESEDLAELDRFCDALIAIRAEIEKVGSGQWSADDNPLHGAPHTAAALGGQWQHGYTREEAVFPAGVSMADKYWPPVRRIDQAFGDRNLVCSCPPLDAYED
- a CDS encoding molybdopterin-binding protein, translated to MSLSMRNQLPGTVTTVTPGEAMALVHVRLDGGGQLTSAITRDAVEDLRLTEGSAVRALVKSTEVSLATGPVEGLSIRNRLPGTVTGIALGAAMASVRVEVEGGELTAAITRDAAAELGLAAGTHVTALIKSTEVALATV
- a CDS encoding ABC transporter ATP-binding protein yields the protein MTDIERTTAGVRAEGVPGEGLDARLVVDRGGFRLDVALTAAPGDVVALLGPNGAGKTTALRALAGLVPLNGGHLRLDGAALDRTPPEARPVGVVFQDYLLFPHLSALDNVAFGPRCRGASKAEARAQAARWLDRMGLADHTGAKPRRLSGGQAQRVALARALATGPRLLLLDEPLAALDARTRLEVRAQLRRHLAEFEAVAVLVTHDPLDAMVLADRLVVVEHGRVVQEGTPPEIARHPRTDYVAQLVGLNLYRGEAEGHTVHLAAGPAVTTTEDLTGAVFVAFPPSAVTLHRDRPSGSSARNLWRCEVAGLETHGDQIRADLTGGLALTADLTTVAAAELDLHPGAAVWATVKATQTHAYPA
- the modB gene encoding molybdate ABC transporter permease subunit; this encodes MTETDEARAVTRKNASRRGRALGGAPLPLLVPALVGLAFLLLPLIALLIRAPWRSLPDQLTSAEVWQALQLSLVSATAATAVSLVLGVPLAWLLARTDFPGRGFVRALVTLPLVLPPVVGGVALLLALGRNGVVGQWLDSWFGITLPFTTAGVVVAEAFVAMPFLVISVEGTLRAADPRYEEAATTLGASRFTAFRRVTLPLIAPGIAAGAVLAWARALGEFGATITFAGNFPGRTQTMPLAVYLALQNDPAAAIALSLVLLAVSIAVLAGLRDRWMTAS
- the modA gene encoding molybdate ABC transporter substrate-binding protein, which translates into the protein MTRSTRRTRMLKSGVAGAAALLALSACSSSSSDGSSSAGSGTSASAAPKLSGTVTVFAAASLKESFTTLGKQFEQQHPGTKVTFNFGGSDSLAASITSGAPADVFAAASTKTMAIVTDKKDAAGTPVTFVRNQLEIATAPGNPDKISSLKDLTGSGLKVVLCDKTVPCGAAAQKVLDASRLKLTPVSYEQDVKSALTKVELKEADAALVYKTDVKAAAGRVQGVEFPESAGAVNDYPITLLKNAPNATAAKAFVELVTSAEGQEVLTGAGFLKP